Proteins encoded by one window of Arabidopsis thaliana chromosome 2, partial sequence:
- the GLR5 gene encoding glutamate receptor 5 (glutamate receptor 5 (GLR5); FUNCTIONS IN: protein binding, intracellular ligand-gated ion channel activity; INVOLVED IN: cellular calcium ion homeostasis, response to light stimulus; LOCATED IN: endomembrane system, integral to membrane, membrane; EXPRESSED IN: 22 plant structures; EXPRESSED DURING: 13 growth stages; CONTAINS InterPro DOMAIN/s: Extracellular solute-binding protein, family 3 (InterPro:IPR001638), Ionotropic glutamate receptor (InterPro:IPR001320), Extracellular ligand-binding receptor (InterPro:IPR001828), GPCR, family 3, gamma-aminobutyric acid receptor, type B (InterPro:IPR002455), Glutamate receptor-related (InterPro:IPR015683), Ionotropic glutamate-like receptor, plant (InterPro:IPR017103); BEST Arabidopsis thaliana protein match is: glutamate receptor 3.4 (TAIR:AT1G05200.2); Has 6965 Blast hits to 6802 proteins in 627 species: Archae - 64; Bacteria - 977; Metazoa - 4763; Fungi - 0; Plants - 634; Viruses - 0; Other Eukaryotes - 527 (source: NCBI BLink).), translating into MGLGIDPSVAITALIVVILVVPMDCQRPQLVNIGAVFAFDSVIGRAAKVALEAAVSDVNNDKSFLKETELRLLMEDSACNVFRGSFGAFELLEKEVVAMIGPISSSVAHTISDIAKGLHFPLVSFAATDPTLSALQFPFFLRTTPNDAHQMSALVDLINFYGWKEVISVYSDDELGRNGVSALDDELYKKRSRISYKVPLSVHSDEKFLTNALNKSKSIGPRVYILHFGPDPLLRIFDIAQKLQMMTHEYVWLATDWLSVTLDSLSDKGTLKRLEGVVGLRQHIPESVKMEHFTHKLQSNRSMNAYALHAYDTVWMIAHGIEELLNEGINITFSYSEKLLHARGTKLHLEKIKFFNSGELLLEKLLKVNFTGIAGQVQFGSGRNVIGCDYEIINVNKTDVHTVGFWSKNGGFSVVAPKTRHSQKKTSFVSDEKLGDITWPGGGREKPRGWVIADSADPLKIVVPRRVSFVEFVTEEKNSSHRIQGFCIDVFIEALKFVPYSVPYIFEPFGNGHSSPNYNHLIQMVTDGVYDAAVGDIAIVPSRSKLVDFSQPYASTGLVVVIPANDDNATWIFLRPFTSRLWCVVLVSFLVIAVVIWILEHRINEDFRGPPRRQLSTMLLFSFSTLFKRNQEDTISNLARLVMIVWLFLLMVLTASYTANLTSILTVQQLPSAITGIDSLRASEVPIGYQAGTFTLEYLTYSLGMARSRLVPLDSTEEYEKALKLGPTNWGGVAAIVDELPYIELFLAERTGFKIVGEPFMHRGWGFAFKRDSPLAIDMSTAILKLSETRKLQEIRKKWLCKTNCAGKSNWNPEPNQLHLKSFKGLYLVCIAITVSAFLVFVLRMIRQFVRYRRMERTSSMPRASWSASPTLRLRELVFDFVEFVDEKEEAIKRMFRRSDDSNNNPSHVGEVQADTEVPRN; encoded by the exons ATGGGACTGGGCATTGACCCATCTGTCGCTATTACGGCACTGATTGTGGTCATTCTGGTGGTTCCAATGGATTGCCAAAGACCTCAACTGGTGAACATCGGTgctgtttttgcttttgattcgGTTATCGGAAGAGCTGCAAAAGTAGCTCTAGAGGCAGCTGTTTCCGATGTGAACAATGATAAAAGCTTTCTCAAAGAAACGGAGCTACGGCTATTAATGGAGGATTCTGCCTGCAATGTCTTTCGTGGGTCCTTTGGAG cttTTGAATTGCTTGAGAAAGAAGTGGTGGCTATGATCGGTCCAATTTCATCCTCTGTTGCTCATACAATTTCCGATATTGCAAAAGGGCTCCACTTTCCTCTTGTCTCATTTGCAGCAACTGATCCAACTCTCTCTGCCCTCCAATTTCCCTTCTTTCTTCGGACTACACCTAATGATGCCCACCAAATGTCTGCCCTTGTGGATCTTATCAATTTTTATGGATGGAAAGAAGTGATCTCAGTTTACTCGGATGATGAGCTCGGAAGAAATGGAGTTTCTGCTCTAGATGATGAACTGTACAAGAAAAGATCCAGAATTTCCTATAAAGTGCCGCTCTCAGTTCATTCTGATGAAAAATTCCTTACTAATGCTTTGAACAAATCCAAGTCCATCGGTCCTCGAGTTTATATTCTTCATTTTGGTCCGGACCCATTGCTCAGAATTTTTGATATAGCGCAAAAGCTGCAGATGATGACCCATGAATACGTATGGCTCGCCACAGACTGGCTCTCTGTTACCTTAGATTCTTTGAGTGACAAAGGTACTCTAAAACGCCTTGAAGGAGTAGTGGGGCTTCGTCAACATATCCCAGAATCCGTAAAGATGGAACATTTCACGCATAAACTGCAGAGCAACAGATCAATGAATGCCTACGCATTACATGCCTATGATACAGTGTGGATGATTGCGCATGGCATCGAGGAATTGCTGAATGAAGGAATCAACATAACGTTTTCTTACTCCGAAAAGTTACTTCATGCACGGGGAACCAAACTGCACTTggagaaaatcaaatttttcaaCAGTGGGGAGTTACTACTTGAGAAACTTCTGAAAGTAAACTTTACTGGTATAGCCGGTCAAGTTCAGTTTGGTTCTGGCCGAAACGTTATCGGCTGTGACTACGAAATTATCAATGTAAACAAAACCGATGTTCATACTGTCGGTTTCTGGTCGAAAAATGGAGGCTTTTCGGTTGTAGCCCCAAAAACCCGTCATTCACAGAAGAAGACTAGCTTTGTTTCTGATGAAAAACTTGGAGATATAACCTGGCCTGGTGGTGGCCGTGAAAAGCCACGTGGTTGGGTCATTGCAGATTCTGCAGATCCATTGAAGATTGTTGTCCCGAGAAGAGTGAGTTTTGTCGAGTTTGTGACTGAAGAAAAGAACAGTAGCCATCGGATCCAAGGATTTTGCATCGATGTCTTCATTGAAGCATTAAAGTTCGTCCCTTACAGTGTTCCTTACATATTTGAGCCTTTCGGGAATGGTCATTCAAGTCCTAATTACAACCACCTTATTCAAATGGTCACGGATGGT GTATATGATGCTGCTGTTGGGGATATTGCAATAGTCCCAAGCCGGTCCAAGTTAGTGGATTTCTCGCAGCCATATGCTTCCACAGGCCTTGTAGTGGTGATTCCTGCTAATGATGACAATGCGACTTGGATCTTTCTGAGACCCTTCACCAGCCGGTTATGGTGTGTTGTTCTAGTTTCATTCCTGGTTATTGCCGTAGTCATCTGGATCCTCGAACATCGCATCAATGAAGATTTCAGAGGGCCACCCCGAAGACAACTCAGCACAATGCTCTT GTTCAGCTTCTCAACTCTTTTCAAGAGAAACC AGGAAGATACAATAAGTAATCTAGCAAGACTAGTGATGATTGTATGGCTCTTCCTATTGATGGTTCTAACCGCGAGCTACACAGCGAACCTCACCTCAATCCTCACAGTTCAACAGCTTCCCTCTGCTATTACCGGTATTGATAGCTTGCGGGCAAGTGAGGTACCTATCGGGTACCAGGCTGGGACGTTCACTTTAGAGTATTTAACCTACAGTCTTGGCATGGCTCGGTCTAGACTGGTCCCACTTGACTCGACCGAGGAGTATGAAAAGGCTCTAAAGCTGGGGCCAACCAATTGGGGAGGTGTTGCTGCCATTGTCGACGAACTCCCTTACATCGAACTGTTTCTAGCAGAACGAACAGGCTTCAAGATTGTTGGAGAACCCTTTATGCACCGTGGTTGGGGATTT gCGTTTAAGAGAGATTCTCCATTGGCTATAGACATGTCAACAGCTATCTTGAAACTCTCTGAGACGAGGAAATTGCAAGAAATTCGAAAGAAATGGTTATGCAAGACGAATTGCGCAGGGAAATCAAATTGGAACCCAGAGCCAAACCAGCTTCATCTCAAAAGCTTCAAAGGGCTGTACCTTGTCTGCATTGCAATCACAGTCTCTgcgtttttggtgtttgttctCAGGATGATACGCCAGTTCGTGCGGTACAGACGGATGGAGAGAACATCCTCGATGCCACGCGCTTCTTGGTCAGCTTCTCCTACATTGCGGTTGAGAGAATTAGTGTTTGATTTTGTGGAGTTTGtggatgagaaagaagaagctattaAGAGAATGTTCAGAAGAAGCGATGACTCTAATAACAACCCATCTCATGTAGGGGAAGTCCAAGCTGATACTGAGGTACCACGAAATTGA